In Scleropages formosus chromosome 18, fSclFor1.1, whole genome shotgun sequence, one DNA window encodes the following:
- the pitpnc1b gene encoding cytoplasmic phosphatidylinositol transfer protein 1b, with translation MLMKEYRICMPLTVEEYRIGQLYMISRHSSEQSHGGEGVEVICNEPQTHPQHGLGQFTEKRIHLSSKLPSWIKMFVPRIFYITEKAWNFYPYTITEFTCSFFPKFHIRIETRFENNNGNNDNAFEDIPTPKESVIHLDILSDKIPEKHYEQKEDLSSWRSAKTGRGPLRAGWRNESLPVMCSYKRVECSFEVYGLQGKTEEFIHKNIRDILLVGHRQAVAWTDEWHGMTLEDVRRFEKELQEQTNNKLKSAPGRGEVSNSAPRISRSVSVADELSLKKMGVVDEVTTDSSRRPQSPMRVNSTPK, from the exons ATGTTGATGAAGGAATACAGGATATGCATGCCGCTGactgtggaagag TACAGAATCGGGCAGCTGTACATGATCAGCCGCCACAGCAGCGAGCAGAGCCACGGAGGGGAAGGTGTGGAGGTGATATGCAACGAGCCTCAGACCCACCCGCAACATGGCCTCGGGCAGTTTACCGAGAAGCGCATACACCTCAGCAG CAAACTTCCATCCTGGATAAAGATGTTCGTCCCCCGAATCTTTTACATCACGGAGAAGGCCTGGAATTTCTATCCTTACACGATAACCG AGTTCACA TGCTCCTTTTTTCCCAAGTTCCACATCCGGATTGAGACGAGGTTTGAGAATAACAATGGGAACAATGACAAC GCTTTTGAAGACATCCCCACCCCCAAAGAAAGCGTGATCCACTTGGATATTTTGAGCGACAAAATCCCTGAAAAGCATTATGAACAAAAAGAG GATCTGAGCAGCTGGAGGTCGGCGAAGACAGGCCGAGGCCCTCTGCGCGCCGGCTGGCGCAATGAAAGCCTCCCCGTGATGTGCTCCTACAAGAGGGTCGAATGCAGCTTTGAAGTGTACGGACTTCAAGGGAAGACAGAGGAGTTCATACACAAG AATATTCGCGATATCCTGCTTGTTGGGCACCGGCAGGCTGTGGCGTGGACTGATGAATGGCATG GTATGACTTTGGAGGATGTGAGACGGTTTGAaaaggagctgcaggagcaaACCAACAACAAGCTGAAATCCGCACCTGGCAGAG GCGAAGTGTCAAACTCCGCTCCTCGCATCTCTCGCTCCGTGTCTGTCGCGGACGAGCTGTCCTTAAAGAAGATGGGCGTGGTGGATGAAGTGACAACAGACTCGTCTCGTCGGCCTCAAAGCCCCATGCGGGTGAACTCCACCCCTAAGTGA